A single window of Pirellulales bacterium DNA harbors:
- a CDS encoding FAD-binding protein, whose product MAKLSTIRRQKNFGGNLTICPRLAVAPRCEAELLDFLAQCKGRKIRVVGRLHSWSDAPAIDDVLVDLRHFDQVAVEKSGDGYVATLGGGCQIKRALAELSQQAGATLPTLGLISEQSIAGAISTGTHGSGKHCLSHYLTEVRLASYDPQSGQPIIRTISNGVELQAAKCSIGCLGVIVAVKIGCRARYNIEEFVRFYSALDEVLAAERDYPLQQFYLLPWLWKFVGQHRREVDAPRSRRAAIYRVYWYLTIDLALHLIVKLLVQVLNPRRGVKFFYRHFLSLFVVRNWRVIDDSNKMLIMEHELFRHIEIEVFVRLSNLSGAVTFAREILESFSGNSEAVSNTTAQQLERLGLFDELMQSVGSYSHHYAICIRRVLPDDTLISMSSGGDEPYYALSFISYARPSQRDGFFKFAKFLAASMAALFEARPHWGKVCPLDREQIQRLYPRLPEFQRACQTSDPDGVFRNSWLENTLFPASYS is encoded by the coding sequence ATGGCGAAACTGTCCACGATTCGCCGGCAGAAAAATTTCGGCGGAAATCTAACCATTTGCCCGCGACTGGCGGTCGCGCCGCGCTGCGAAGCCGAATTGCTCGATTTTCTGGCCCAATGCAAGGGCCGGAAAATCCGCGTCGTCGGTCGCTTACACTCGTGGAGCGATGCGCCGGCGATCGACGATGTGCTGGTCGATCTGCGGCACTTCGACCAAGTGGCTGTCGAAAAATCCGGCGACGGCTACGTGGCCACCCTCGGCGGCGGTTGTCAGATCAAGCGCGCGCTGGCGGAATTATCGCAGCAAGCCGGCGCGACGCTCCCGACGCTGGGGCTGATCAGCGAGCAATCGATCGCGGGCGCCATTTCCACAGGAACGCACGGATCGGGCAAGCACTGCTTATCACACTATCTCACCGAAGTGCGGTTGGCCAGCTACGATCCTCAATCGGGCCAGCCGATCATCCGTACAATTTCCAACGGCGTCGAACTTCAGGCCGCAAAATGTTCGATCGGATGCCTAGGCGTCATCGTCGCGGTGAAGATCGGTTGCCGAGCCAGGTACAACATCGAAGAGTTCGTTCGATTTTACTCGGCGCTCGATGAAGTGCTCGCAGCCGAGCGTGACTATCCGCTGCAGCAGTTCTACTTGCTACCGTGGCTTTGGAAGTTCGTCGGTCAACACCGGCGTGAAGTCGATGCCCCACGCAGCCGGCGGGCGGCGATCTATCGAGTCTACTGGTATTTGACGATCGACTTGGCGCTGCATTTGATCGTGAAATTGCTCGTACAGGTTCTCAATCCACGACGCGGCGTCAAGTTTTTTTACCGCCACTTTCTCTCGCTGTTTGTCGTTCGCAATTGGCGAGTGATCGATGATTCCAACAAAATGCTCATCATGGAGCATGAACTATTTCGCCATATTGAAATCGAGGTTTTCGTGCGCCTGTCGAACCTTTCCGGCGCCGTAACGTTCGCCCGAGAGATTCTCGAAAGTTTTTCCGGGAACTCTGAGGCGGTTTCAAACACCACAGCACAACAACTCGAACGACTTGGCCTGTTCGACGAGCTAATGCAGTCGGTCGGCAGCTACTCGCATCATTACGCAATCTGCATCCGCCGCGTCCTTCCCGACGACACGCTAATTTCGATGTCAAGCGGCGGCGACGAGCCTTATTACGCGCTCAGTTTCATCAGCTACGCCCGGCCAAGCCAGCGCGACGGCTTCTTCAAATTCGCCAAGTTTCTCGCCGCAAGCATGGCCGCACTCTTCGAAGCTCGTCCACATTGGGGGAAAGTTTGCCCTTTGGATCGCGAGCAAATTCAGCGGCTTTATCCGCGCCTGCCCGAGTTTCAGCGGGCTTGCCAAACGAGCGACCCTGACGGCGTATTTCGCAATTCCTGGCTGGAAAACACACTCTTCCCTGCAAGCTATTCTTGA
- the tpx gene encoding thiol peroxidase, with translation MARSGAVTFKGNPLTLAGEAVKTGGPAPDFTLHAFEGGEMKTIHPADLKGKPTIISVVPSLDTPVCQKQTKKFSEELGALGEKINALTVSLDLPFAMNRFCGAENIKGLRSASDYQDRSFGKNWGMLIEELKILARGTFVLDKDGKVVYAEQVKEVADEPNYDAALKALKSLL, from the coding sequence ATGGCACGTTCTGGCGCAGTGACGTTCAAAGGAAATCCGCTCACCTTAGCAGGCGAGGCGGTCAAGACTGGTGGCCCGGCCCCTGATTTCACGCTGCATGCGTTCGAGGGGGGGGAAATGAAAACAATTCACCCCGCCGATTTGAAAGGCAAACCAACGATCATCAGCGTGGTCCCATCGCTCGATACTCCCGTTTGCCAAAAACAAACGAAAAAATTCAGTGAAGAGCTGGGCGCGCTCGGCGAAAAGATCAATGCTCTCACCGTCAGCCTCGACCTGCCCTTTGCCATGAATCGATTCTGCGGCGCCGAAAATATCAAGGGCTTGCGCAGTGCCAGCGATTATCAAGATCGCAGCTTCGGCAAGAACTGGGGGATGCTCATCGAAGAGCTGAAAATCCTCGCTCGCGGCACGTTTGTACTCGATAAAGACGGCAAAGTCGTCTACGCCGAACAAGTGAAGGAAGTCGCCGACGAGCCAAATTACGATGCGGCTCTGAAGGCGCTGAAGTCTCTGCTGTAA